The following coding sequences lie in one Biomphalaria glabrata chromosome 18, xgBioGlab47.1, whole genome shotgun sequence genomic window:
- the LOC129923951 gene encoding uncharacterized protein LOC129923951 has translation METRLTLTAQFISDGRALGYDGERLERYVAEQKVEYERAKKEEFERETARLEREERLKKEAKAEEERLRREAKADEAARHEREEKARREEHERWKERDAREELKRKDELELARLKEKSAPEAGAVVGQAVEVRQKNVLDRLDKNFQGMKEEDDLLAYLTHFEAVAARCKIESKEWALLLSYKLTTPLKNFMLRDSLFLSDKYEDVKTALLRHADINAETCRKRFHRVKPRQNDFRGYVTELRAALDNWCKMAEVGKTVEEIKDLFIKNRILESVLNEVYRQLVLNKLSTVENMLEVIECFKVAGSEVAIRKEETVYVAAACCEPVIKQSPVVKRKVIVCFRCGEQGHKSAECPNEFVAQNNETGVEDVNPNDSINDQDQRSRHR, from the coding sequence ATGGAGACGAGGTTGACTCTAACCGCCCAGTTCATCAGTGACGGCCGTGCTCTCGGGTATGATGGTGAGAGGTTGGAGAGGTATGTGGCAGAGCAGAAGGTTGAATACGAGAGAGCCAAGAAGGAGGAGTTTGAACGAGAGACGGCTAGGCTTGAGCGAGAGGAGAGATTAAAGAAAGAGGCGAAGGCGGAGGAAGAGAGGTTGAGAAGAGAGGCGAAGGCGGATGAGGCTGCCAGACATGAACGGGAGGAGAAGGCCAGGCGTGAGGAACACGAGAGGTGGAAGGAGAGAGATGCTAGAGAGGAGCTCAAGAGAAAAGATGAACTGGAGTTGGCACGGCTTAAAGAGAAGTCGGCGCCAGAGGCAGGTGCAGTGGTAGGTCAGGCAGTTGAGGTGCGACAAAAGAATGTCTTGGACAGGCTAGACAAGAACTTCCAAGGCATGAAGGAAGAGGACGATCTTCTGGCGTACTTAACGCACTTCGAGGCCGTAGCAGCAAGGTGTAAGATTGAGAGTAAAGAGTGGGCCCTACTGTTGTCCTACAAACTGACGACACCTCTCAAAAACTTTATGTTGAGGGACAGTCTGTTCCTTAGCGACAAGTATGAGGATGTCAAAACGGCACTTCTCCGCCACGCAGACATCAATGCGGAGACATGCCGCAAAAGGTTCCACCGGGTCAAACCACGGCAGAATGACTTCCGTGGGTATGTGACTGAGTTGAGGGCCGCACTGGACAACTGGTGCAAAATGGCCGAGGTAGGTAAGACAGTAGAAGAGATCAAAGatcttttcattaaaaataggaTACTAGAAAGCGTATTAAATGAGGTGTACAGGCAGCTCGTGTTAAACAAACTCAGCACAGTAGAAAATATGTTGGAGGTGATTGAATGTTTCAAGGTTGCTGGGTCTGAGGTAGCAATAAGAAAGGAAGAAACTGTGTATGTGGCAGCAGCATGTTGTGAGCCTGTGATAAAGCAGAGTCCAGTGGTTAAAAGGAAGGTAATTGTTTGTTTTCGGTGTGGTGAGCAAGGTCATAAATCAGCTGAGTGCCCTAATGAATTTGTTGCCCAAAATAATGAGACTGGTGTTGAGGATGTAAATCCCAATGATAGTATTAATGACCAAGACCAGCGATCTAGACATAGATGA